A single window of Polaribacter sp. SA4-10 DNA harbors:
- a CDS encoding UDP-N-acetylmuramoyl-L-alanyl-D-glutamate--2,6-diaminopimelate ligase, protein MKNLRDILYQVSINQVFGGTNVEVQNLVFDSRKVENNDVFIAQKGFSVDGHLYIDKAISLGATAIICEDFPEEKNEGITYIQVADANVALAIMASNFYENPSSKIQLVGVTGTNGKTTIASLLYQLFKKAGYKVGLLSTVKIVVDETEFKATHTTPDSVTINQYLDKMIDAGVDFCFMEVSSHGIHQKRTEGLTFVGGIFTNLSHDHLDYHDTFAEYRNVKKSFFDSLPKSAFALVNIDDKNGNFMLQNTKAKKKTYALKTLADFKVKILEKQLSGTLLNVDGTEVWTKLIGEFNAYNLLAIIGTAELLGLEKLEVLTIVSALESVSGRFEYVISEDGITAIVDYAHTPDALKNVLETISDIRTGNEKVITVVGCGGDRDKTKRPKMAHIASQLSNQAIFTSDNPRKEDPQTIIDEMEVGVSSENYKKTLSVLDRKQAIKTACKFSKTGDIILIAGKGHEDYQEINGIRTHFDDLEVVKECFNQLKKN, encoded by the coding sequence CTGAAAAATTTAAGAGACATATTATATCAGGTTTCAATAAATCAAGTATTTGGTGGTACCAATGTTGAGGTTCAAAATCTTGTTTTCGATTCTAGGAAAGTGGAAAACAATGATGTTTTTATCGCTCAAAAAGGATTTTCTGTTGATGGTCATCTGTATATTGATAAAGCAATAAGTTTAGGAGCTACAGCAATTATTTGTGAAGATTTTCCTGAAGAAAAAAACGAAGGAATTACCTATATCCAAGTTGCTGATGCAAATGTTGCTTTGGCAATTATGGCTTCTAATTTTTATGAAAACCCTTCTTCTAAAATTCAATTAGTTGGTGTTACAGGAACAAATGGTAAAACAACAATAGCATCACTTTTATATCAGTTATTTAAAAAAGCAGGTTATAAAGTTGGTTTACTTTCTACAGTAAAAATAGTGGTTGATGAAACTGAATTTAAGGCAACACATACTACGCCAGATTCGGTTACAATAAATCAGTATTTAGATAAAATGATTGATGCAGGAGTAGATTTTTGCTTTATGGAAGTGAGTTCTCATGGAATTCATCAAAAAAGAACAGAAGGACTAACTTTTGTTGGAGGAATTTTCACAAACCTTTCTCATGATCATTTAGATTATCATGACACGTTTGCAGAATATAGGAATGTAAAAAAATCATTTTTTGATTCTTTGCCAAAATCAGCTTTTGCTTTGGTGAATATAGATGATAAAAATGGCAACTTTATGTTGCAAAATACAAAAGCAAAAAAGAAAACATATGCTTTAAAAACACTTGCAGATTTTAAAGTAAAGATTTTAGAAAAACAACTTTCAGGTACACTTTTAAATGTAGATGGAACTGAAGTTTGGACAAAGCTAATAGGTGAGTTTAATGCGTATAATTTATTAGCAATTATTGGTACAGCAGAATTATTAGGATTAGAAAAATTAGAGGTTTTAACAATTGTTAGTGCGTTAGAAAGTGTAAGTGGAAGATTTGAATATGTAATTTCAGAAGACGGAATTACTGCAATTGTAGATTATGCACACACACCAGATGCACTTAAAAATGTGCTTGAAACGATAAGTGATATTAGAACTGGAAACGAAAAAGTGATTACAGTTGTTGGTTGTGGTGGAGATAGAGATAAAACGAAAAGACCAAAAATGGCACATATTGCTTCTCAATTAAGTAATCAAGCAATTTTTACTTCAGACAATCCAAGAAAAGAAGATCCACAAACAATTATTGATGAAATGGAGGTTGGAGTTTCTTCTGAAAATTATAAAAAAACATTGTCAGTTTTAGATAGAAAACAAGCCATTAAAACAGCTTGCAAATTCTCTAAAACAGGAGATATCATATTAATTGCGGGGAAAGGACATGAAGATTATCAAGAAATAAACGGAATTCGTACTCACTTTGATGATTTAGAAGTGGTAAAAGAATGCTTTAATCAATTAAAAAAGAACTAA
- a CDS encoding penicillin-binding protein has product MTVFLLAVIFRVVNIQYAQGEKYRKLSTELTIKQDTIYANKGNVYAADGNLLATSMSRFTIRMDVVAVNDMVFEKNIVALSKELSKMLGNTSGYYQGKLRTAKKRRNRYLLIARNIGYTQYLEMKQFPIFKKGVYRGGFIAEHKTVRAHPIGKIAERTIGYDDFRGEAGIEGAFADYMQGENGLRWKQKIAKNQWKPINDVNEKEPIDGHDIITTIDVNIQDITHHALLRKLEYFEADHGCAVVMETATGEIKAISNLGRTSKGTYYEKRNYAVWESHEPGSTFKLASLMAALDDKVIDTSTIVDTEKGRIYIHNRKIEDSKRGGYGKISAARVFEVSSNVGIVKLVRKYYDDKPQKFIDKLEKYGFTKPIGFSIKGEGIPYVPNPKDKSWSKISLAWMSWGYGVSVTPMQTLMFYNAVANNGIMVKPRFIKELRRHEKIEKVFKTEVVNPKIASEETLIKIRKVMENVVVKGTAENIYSSNFSMAGKTGTAKKYIPRHKNEKGETIYGHYSTKHYVASFAGFFPADKPKYSCIVVIHDPKKEKGYYGAVVAAPVFKEIAQKIYTTTPIDNQSVDDKTEFTSIENQYLRYDNLLSKTYNEVPNVKGMSGMDALSLLENIGLKVKVSGVGKVEFQSLKKGEKLVKGATIILKLS; this is encoded by the coding sequence ATGACTGTCTTTTTGTTAGCTGTAATTTTTAGAGTTGTAAATATACAATACGCTCAAGGAGAAAAGTATAGGAAATTATCTACAGAACTTACTATAAAGCAAGATACTATTTATGCTAATAAAGGAAATGTATATGCTGCAGATGGAAATTTATTAGCAACATCAATGTCTCGGTTTACTATTAGGATGGATGTTGTTGCTGTGAATGATATGGTTTTTGAAAAAAATATTGTTGCATTATCTAAAGAGCTTTCTAAAATGTTGGGTAATACCTCGGGTTATTATCAAGGTAAATTAAGAACTGCAAAAAAGAGAAGAAACAGGTATTTGTTAATTGCTAGAAATATTGGGTATACACAGTATCTAGAAATGAAGCAATTTCCAATTTTCAAAAAAGGAGTTTATAGAGGAGGTTTTATAGCAGAACATAAAACAGTAAGAGCTCATCCTATTGGTAAGATTGCAGAACGTACAATTGGCTATGATGATTTTAGAGGAGAAGCAGGAATTGAAGGAGCATTTGCAGATTATATGCAAGGCGAAAATGGTTTGCGTTGGAAGCAGAAAATTGCTAAAAATCAATGGAAGCCAATTAATGATGTAAATGAAAAGGAGCCAATTGATGGACACGATATTATTACTACAATAGATGTAAATATTCAAGATATTACGCATCATGCATTGCTAAGAAAGTTAGAGTATTTTGAGGCAGATCATGGTTGTGCAGTAGTTATGGAAACTGCAACTGGTGAGATTAAAGCAATTTCTAATTTAGGAAGAACCTCTAAAGGAACTTATTATGAGAAAAGAAATTATGCGGTTTGGGAAAGTCATGAGCCTGGTTCTACATTTAAGTTAGCAAGTTTAATGGCTGCTTTAGATGATAAAGTAATAGATACATCTACAATTGTAGATACAGAAAAAGGTAGAATTTACATTCATAATAGAAAAATTGAAGATTCAAAAAGAGGTGGTTATGGTAAGATTTCTGCAGCTAGAGTATTTGAAGTATCTTCTAATGTTGGAATTGTAAAGTTGGTAAGAAAGTATTATGATGATAAGCCACAAAAATTTATTGATAAATTAGAAAAATATGGTTTTACAAAACCAATAGGTTTTTCTATTAAAGGAGAAGGAATACCATATGTTCCAAATCCAAAAGATAAAAGCTGGAGTAAAATTTCTTTAGCATGGATGTCTTGGGGTTATGGAGTTTCTGTTACACCAATGCAAACTTTAATGTTTTACAATGCTGTTGCTAATAATGGTATAATGGTAAAACCAAGATTTATAAAAGAATTAAGAAGGCATGAAAAAATAGAAAAGGTTTTTAAAACGGAAGTTGTTAACCCTAAAATAGCTTCAGAGGAGACCTTGATTAAAATTAGAAAAGTGATGGAAAATGTTGTTGTTAAAGGGACTGCAGAGAATATTTATTCTTCTAATTTTTCAATGGCAGGAAAAACAGGAACTGCAAAAAAATACATTCCTAGACATAAAAATGAAAAAGGAGAAACAATTTATGGTCATTATTCTACCAAACATTATGTAGCTTCATTTGCTGGTTTTTTTCCAGCGGACAAACCAAAATATTCTTGCATTGTGGTTATTCATGATCCAAAGAAAGAAAAAGGATATTATGGTGCAGTAGTTGCTGCGCCAGTTTTTAAAGAAATTGCCCAAAAAATATATACAACAACACCTATCGATAACCAATCTGTAGATGATAAAACTGAATTTACTTCTATTGAAAACCAGTATTTAAGGTATGATAATTTACTAAGTAAAACCTACAATGAAGTTCCTAATGTAAAAGGAATGTCTGGTATGGATGCTTTGTCATTATTAGAAAATATTGGTTTAAAAGTAAAAGTGTCTGGTGTTGGTAAAGTGGAATTTCAATCACTAAAAAAAGGAGAAAAGTTAGTTAAAGGAGCAACAATTATTTTAAAACTTTCATAA
- a CDS encoding FtsL-like putative cell division protein produces the protein MSKVKKNVYDFLRGSFLTDESAFKNWKIIIFVVALLLFMISSAHRADKKVIKISELNKKKRELRAEYVDIGTILMRMKMESNIREKAKKRGLKPSESPPKKIKVTYNKD, from the coding sequence ATGTCTAAGGTTAAAAAAAATGTTTACGATTTTCTGAGAGGGAGTTTTCTTACGGATGAATCGGCATTTAAAAACTGGAAGATTATAATTTTTGTAGTTGCACTTCTTTTGTTTATGATTTCAAGTGCGCATCGTGCTGATAAGAAAGTAATTAAAATATCAGAGTTAAATAAAAAGAAAAGAGAATTAAGAGCTGAGTATGTAGATATAGGAACCATATTAATGAGAATGAAAATGGAATCTAATATTAGAGAAAAAGCTAAGAAAAGAGGGTTGAAACCTTCTGAGTCCCCTCCAAAAAAAATTAAAGTAACCTATAATAAAGACTAA
- the rsmH gene encoding 16S rRNA (cytosine(1402)-N(4))-methyltransferase RsmH — protein sequence MNYHSPVLLKESVDALAIKEDGIYVDVTFGGGGHSREILKRLGKNGKLFGFDQDPDALGNIIDDARFVLIPENFRFVSRFLRFHGVKKVDGVLADLGVSSHQFDEAERGFSIRFDGDLDMRMNQKSKVSAKQIINSYSEEKLAEILFLYGELRNSRNIAKTIVEERANNKIETSFQLKEVLKKYLPNAKEHKILAQIFQAVRIEVNEELDVLREFLEQIPNLLKEEGRLSVISYHSLEDRLVKRYIRTGLFSGEPVKDVFGNTREPLQKVGKLIVPTPQEIKLNNRSRSAKLRIATLKK from the coding sequence ATGAATTATCATAGTCCAGTTTTATTAAAAGAAAGTGTAGATGCATTAGCAATCAAAGAAGATGGAATTTATGTTGATGTGACTTTTGGGGGAGGAGGTCATTCAAGAGAGATTTTGAAAAGACTTGGTAAAAACGGAAAATTGTTTGGGTTTGATCAAGACCCTGATGCATTGGGTAATATAATTGATGATGCCCGTTTTGTGTTAATTCCAGAAAATTTCAGGTTTGTTTCTAGGTTTTTAAGATTTCATGGAGTTAAAAAAGTGGATGGAGTTTTAGCTGATTTAGGTGTTTCTTCTCATCAATTTGATGAAGCAGAAAGAGGTTTTTCTATTCGTTTTGATGGTGACTTAGATATGAGGATGAATCAAAAATCTAAAGTATCTGCAAAGCAAATTATTAATAGTTATTCTGAAGAGAAATTAGCAGAAATATTATTTTTGTATGGAGAGTTAAGAAACTCTAGAAACATTGCAAAGACAATTGTAGAGGAAAGAGCAAATAATAAAATTGAAACAAGTTTTCAGTTAAAGGAAGTGCTAAAAAAGTACTTGCCAAACGCAAAAGAACATAAAATATTAGCTCAGATATTTCAAGCAGTTAGAATTGAAGTGAACGAAGAGTTAGATGTTTTAAGAGAGTTTTTAGAGCAAATTCCTAATCTATTAAAAGAGGAAGGTAGATTGAGTGTAATCTCATACCACTCTTTAGAAGATAGATTGGTTAAAAGATATATAAGGACAGGATTATTTAGTGGCGAGCCCGTGAAAGATGTTTTTGGAAACACAAGAGAACCGTTACAAAAAGTTGGAAAATTAATAGTGCCTACCCCACAGGAAATTAAGCTAAACAATAGGTCTCGTAGTGCTAAATTGAGAATAGCAACCTTAAAAAAATAG
- the mraZ gene encoding division/cell wall cluster transcriptional repressor MraZ, translating into MINLIGTYECKADAKGRLMFSSAFKKQLHPVLQEGFVVKRAVFQPCLELYPMKEWNLMMEKINKLNRFVKKNNDFIRRFTAGVKMVELDVTGRILIPKDLCEFAGIKKQIVLSSAVNIIEIWDKEKYEKAIGDAAVDFADLAEEVMGNTDLDELS; encoded by the coding sequence GTGATTAACCTAATTGGTACATATGAGTGTAAAGCAGATGCTAAGGGGAGATTGATGTTTTCATCAGCTTTCAAGAAGCAATTGCACCCAGTGTTGCAAGAAGGTTTTGTTGTTAAAAGAGCTGTTTTTCAACCTTGTTTGGAGTTGTATCCAATGAAAGAGTGGAATCTGATGATGGAGAAAATAAACAAACTAAACAGGTTTGTAAAAAAGAACAATGATTTTATTAGAAGGTTTACTGCAGGTGTTAAGATGGTGGAGTTAGATGTAACTGGAAGAATATTGATTCCTAAAGATTTATGTGAATTTGCAGGTATTAAGAAGCAAATAGTATTGTCTTCAGCAGTAAATATTATTGAGATTTGGGATAAAGAAAAGTACGAAAAAGCAATAGGTGATGCAGCAGTTGATTTTGCTGATTTGGCAGAAGAAGTAATGGGAAATACAGATCTAGATGAATTATCATAG
- a CDS encoding alpha/beta fold hydrolase, which produces MTDKLKTEGKFTYAEAGEGPEIIILHGLMGALSNFGATFDYFSNNGYKVLIPELPLYSLPLLKTNVKNLADFLKEFLEYKKIDSAILLGNSLGGHIGLYFTKHYQEKVNALVLTGSSGLYEKAMGDSFPKRGNYEYIEQKTKAVFYDPEIGTKEMIDDVFEIVNDRSSVIRTLAIAKSAIRHNMANDLPEMKIPVCLIWGKQDNVTPPEVAIDFQKLLPNSDLFWIDKCGHAAMMERPEEFNKILQNWFTSRKI; this is translated from the coding sequence ATGACAGACAAGTTAAAAACTGAAGGAAAATTTACTTATGCTGAGGCAGGAGAAGGACCCGAAATCATTATTTTACATGGATTGATGGGGGCTTTAAGTAATTTTGGCGCTACTTTTGATTATTTTTCTAACAATGGTTACAAAGTTTTAATCCCTGAATTACCACTATATTCTCTTCCACTTCTAAAAACAAATGTTAAGAATTTAGCAGACTTTTTAAAAGAGTTCTTAGAATACAAGAAGATTGATTCGGCTATATTATTAGGAAACTCTTTAGGTGGGCATATTGGCCTATACTTCACAAAACATTACCAAGAAAAAGTAAATGCATTGGTGCTTACAGGAAGTTCTGGTTTGTATGAAAAAGCAATGGGAGATAGTTTTCCTAAAAGAGGAAACTATGAATACATTGAGCAAAAAACGAAAGCTGTTTTCTATGACCCAGAAATTGGGACAAAAGAAATGATTGATGATGTTTTTGAGATTGTAAACGACAGAAGCTCAGTAATTAGAACACTCGCTATTGCAAAAAGTGCAATTAGACATAATATGGCAAATGATTTGCCAGAAATGAAAATTCCAGTTTGTCTTATTTGGGGAAAACAAGACAACGTTACTCCACCAGAAGTTGCAATTGATTTCCAAAAACTACTACCAAATTCAGATTTATTTTGGATTGATAAATGTGGCCATGCTGCAATGATGGAAAGACCAGAAGAATTTAACAAAATTCTTCAAAATTGGTTTACTTCTAGAAAGATATAA
- the yihA gene encoding ribosome biogenesis GTP-binding protein YihA/YsxC, with amino-acid sequence MKIKSAEFIMSNSNVIKAPKDRLPEYAFIGRSNVGKSSLINMLMERKDLAKISGKPGKTQLINHFMINDEWFLVDLPGYGYAQISKKKRTIFQYFIENYFKEREQLVCTFVLIDSRHDPQKIDLEFMQFLGNNQIPFCIVFTKADKLGSSKLNKQITSYKKKLLNTWETLPMTFLTSSSKGLGRKEFLDFIDGVNQDVAKDFK; translated from the coding sequence ATGAAAATAAAATCTGCAGAGTTTATAATGAGCAATAGTAATGTTATTAAAGCTCCAAAAGACAGATTACCAGAATACGCTTTTATCGGAAGATCTAATGTTGGGAAATCTTCATTAATTAATATGTTAATGGAGCGTAAAGATTTAGCTAAAATTTCTGGGAAACCTGGAAAAACGCAACTTATAAATCATTTTATGATTAATGATGAGTGGTTTTTAGTTGATTTACCTGGTTACGGTTATGCTCAAATTTCAAAAAAGAAAAGAACAATATTTCAATATTTTATAGAAAATTACTTCAAAGAAAGAGAGCAATTGGTTTGTACTTTTGTTTTAATTGATTCTAGACACGATCCTCAAAAAATAGATCTTGAGTTTATGCAGTTTTTAGGAAACAATCAAATTCCTTTTTGTATTGTTTTTACCAAAGCAGACAAATTAGGAAGTTCTAAATTAAACAAACAAATTACTTCTTACAAAAAGAAATTACTAAATACCTGGGAAACGTTACCAATGACATTTTTAACCTCATCCTCTAAAGGACTTGGTAGAAAAGAATTTTTAGACTTTATAGACGGCGTTAATCAAGATGTTGCTAAAGATTTTAAATAA
- a CDS encoding RluA family pseudouridine synthase → MQSTKENLQVLFEDNHIVIVNKRSGDITQGDKTGDKPLSDVVKEYIKDKYNKPGDVFLGVVHRLDRPTSGIIIFARTTKALTRLNKMLRDKTINKTYWAVVKNEPKKATDTLINFLKKNPKNNKSTVFYKETEGSKEAILHYKTIKKLDNYALLEIDLETGRHHQIRAQLSAIGSAIKGDLKYGFPRSNKDASIHLHARKIDFTHPVSKELIHIEAPVPNEVIWNACS, encoded by the coding sequence ATGCAATCTACTAAAGAAAACTTACAGGTTTTATTTGAAGACAATCATATTGTTATTGTAAATAAACGCTCTGGAGATATTACGCAAGGCGATAAAACTGGCGACAAACCTTTAAGTGATGTTGTAAAAGAATACATAAAAGACAAATATAACAAACCTGGCGATGTTTTTTTAGGCGTTGTTCATAGACTAGACAGACCCACTTCTGGAATTATCATTTTTGCAAGAACTACAAAAGCGTTAACACGTTTAAACAAAATGCTCCGTGATAAAACGATCAATAAAACATATTGGGCAGTTGTAAAAAATGAACCTAAAAAAGCAACTGATACTTTAATTAATTTTCTGAAGAAAAACCCGAAGAACAATAAATCTACAGTTTTCTATAAAGAAACTGAAGGCAGTAAAGAAGCAATTCTTCATTATAAAACAATTAAAAAATTAGACAACTATGCTCTTTTAGAAATTGATTTAGAAACAGGAAGACATCATCAAATTAGAGCCCAATTATCTGCAATTGGCAGCGCTATTAAAGGCGATTTAAAATATGGTTTTCCAAGAAGCAATAAAGATGCAAGCATTCATTTACATGCAAGAAAAATTGATTTTACACATCCAGTTTCAAAAGAATTAATCCACATAGAAGCTCCTGTTCCCAATGAAGTCATTTGGAACGCTTGTTCTTAA
- a CDS encoding alkane 1-monooxygenase encodes MKALKYLAIIILPITIYISFISIGWLTFLPLIVFFGFVPLLEFLFQPDKKNLTKEEERIEKKNKLYTYILYITLPIQIGFLWLFFHVIQEVSLTTSEIIGRVFSMGLMCGVLGINVGHELGHRNNRFDELIGEILLLTSLNTHFLPYHNGGHHFNVATPKDAATARKNEPIYFFYFRSHFSSYLQAWKIENKRLQTDGKNWFHHQNKMIIYTICNILLLGSIYYFFGTFVLFAFIGAAIFGIIQLETVNYIEHYGLLRNKNEHGRYERVKQVHSWNSDHIIGKVLLFNLSRHSDHHYNGSKHYQLLKTLPKSPQMPTGYPGMMILALIPPLWFNLMNKKLQKI; translated from the coding sequence TTGAAAGCTTTAAAATACCTTGCAATAATTATTTTACCTATTACCATTTACATCTCTTTTATTTCTATAGGATGGCTTACCTTTTTACCGCTAATTGTTTTCTTTGGTTTTGTACCTTTATTGGAGTTTTTATTTCAACCAGACAAGAAAAATTTAACAAAAGAAGAAGAGAGAATAGAGAAAAAAAACAAACTATATACCTACATTTTATACATCACTTTACCAATTCAAATTGGCTTTTTGTGGCTTTTCTTTCATGTAATTCAAGAAGTTAGTTTAACCACTTCAGAAATTATTGGACGCGTTTTTTCTATGGGATTAATGTGTGGTGTTTTAGGGATAAATGTTGGTCATGAATTAGGACATAGAAACAACCGATTTGATGAATTAATTGGTGAAATATTACTACTTACTTCTTTAAATACGCACTTTTTACCTTACCATAATGGTGGGCATCATTTTAATGTTGCAACACCAAAAGACGCTGCAACTGCAAGAAAAAATGAACCTATCTATTTCTTCTATTTTCGCTCTCATTTTTCAAGTTATTTACAAGCTTGGAAAATAGAAAATAAGCGTTTACAAACTGATGGAAAAAACTGGTTTCACCATCAAAACAAGATGATTATTTATACTATTTGTAATATACTGTTATTAGGAAGTATTTATTATTTCTTCGGAACCTTTGTGCTTTTCGCTTTTATTGGAGCTGCCATTTTTGGTATTATTCAGTTAGAAACTGTTAACTATATTGAGCACTATGGCTTACTAAGAAATAAAAATGAACACGGAAGATATGAAAGAGTAAAACAAGTTCATTCTTGGAATTCTGACCATATAATTGGCAAGGTTTTACTATTTAATTTATCAAGACATTCAGATCATCATTATAACGGAAGCAAACATTATCAACTCTTAAAAACATTGCCAAAAAGTCCACAAATGCCTACTGGTTATCCAGGAATGATGATTCTTGCTTTAATACCTCCTTTATGGTTTAATTTGATGAATAAGAAACTACAAAAAATTTAA
- a CDS encoding aldehyde dehydrogenase, protein MNIPNLLQAQKNFFSSQKTKDISFRKEILKKLQKELIRRESDIIKALYNDFKKPEYEAILTETSIVLGELKMTIKSLNSWAKAKRVLPSLLNFPSSAKIYKEPFGTVLIISPWNYPYQLAFAPLIGAIAAGNTVVLKPSELTPHTTAITKEILEAVFDKKQVAVIEGGVAISTELLAQRWDYIFFTGSVSVGKIIAKAAAEYLTPVTLELGGKSPCVIDESANIKLAAKRIVWGKFVNGGQTCIAPDYLLIHTSVKEDFVQFFKEELEKAYGENPEKSADFPRIINSKNFNRLTSMLSNENFLIGGKTNSEDYYISPTLIDEPSIDSEVMKGEIFGPILPLISYESEEKIDKIISKYDKPLAFYIFSTKNNYAEKMIAKYSFGGGTINDTTVHFVNHRLAFGGVGESGIGGYHGKHTFDTFTHSKGVVKRGNWLDLPIRYAPYTNKLKNLRTLLKWT, encoded by the coding sequence ATGAATATCCCTAACCTTTTACAAGCGCAGAAAAACTTTTTTTCTTCTCAAAAAACTAAAGACATTTCTTTTAGAAAAGAGATTCTAAAAAAGCTACAAAAAGAACTTATTAGAAGAGAATCTGACATTATAAAAGCACTATATAATGACTTTAAAAAACCGGAATATGAAGCTATTTTAACTGAAACTTCTATTGTTTTAGGAGAGTTAAAAATGACAATTAAGAGCCTAAATTCTTGGGCAAAAGCTAAACGCGTTTTACCTTCACTTTTAAACTTCCCTTCATCAGCAAAAATATACAAAGAACCTTTTGGAACCGTTTTAATAATATCTCCTTGGAACTACCCGTATCAATTAGCATTTGCACCATTAATTGGAGCAATTGCAGCAGGAAATACGGTAGTACTAAAACCATCGGAATTAACACCACATACAACCGCAATTACCAAAGAAATTCTTGAAGCTGTTTTTGATAAAAAACAGGTTGCAGTAATCGAAGGCGGCGTAGCAATTTCTACAGAATTATTGGCACAACGTTGGGATTATATTTTCTTTACAGGAAGTGTTTCTGTTGGAAAAATTATTGCAAAAGCAGCTGCAGAATATCTTACGCCAGTAACGTTAGAGTTAGGAGGAAAAAGCCCTTGCGTTATAGATGAAAGTGCAAACATTAAATTGGCTGCAAAACGTATTGTTTGGGGTAAATTTGTCAATGGTGGACAAACCTGTATTGCGCCAGATTATCTATTAATTCATACTTCTGTAAAAGAAGATTTTGTTCAATTTTTTAAAGAAGAGCTGGAAAAAGCGTATGGTGAAAACCCTGAAAAATCTGCTGATTTCCCAAGAATTATAAATTCTAAAAACTTTAATAGATTAACTTCAATGTTATCGAATGAAAACTTTTTGATTGGAGGAAAAACAAATAGTGAAGACTATTATATTTCACCAACTCTAATAGATGAACCTTCTATAGATAGCGAAGTAATGAAAGGTGAAATTTTTGGACCTATCTTACCGCTAATCTCTTATGAAAGCGAAGAAAAGATAGATAAAATAATTTCTAAATATGATAAACCTTTGGCTTTCTATATTTTCTCTACAAAAAATAATTATGCAGAAAAAATGATTGCAAAATATTCTTTTGGAGGAGGAACAATTAACGATACTACTGTCCATTTTGTAAATCATAGATTGGCTTTTGGTGGTGTTGGAGAAAGCGGAATTGGAGGATATCACGGTAAACATACATTTGATACTTTTACACATAGCAAAGGCGTTGTTAAAAGAGGTAATTGGCTCGATTTACCAATTAGATATGCACCTTACACAAACAAGTTAAAGAATTTACGCACTTTATTAAAGTGGACATAA